One region of Bacterioplanoides sp. SCSIO 12839 genomic DNA includes:
- the cysE gene encoding serine O-acetyltransferase, producing MSIKHIREDIACVFERDPAARNTFEVITTYPGVHAIVHYRFANWLWRKNFKWLSRLLSTFSRWMTGIEIHPGATIGRRFFIDHGMGVVVGETAEIGDDCTLYHGVTLGGTSWNKGKRHPTLKDGVVVGAGAKVLGPIVVGDNARIGSNAVVTKEVPEAVTVVGIPGRIVRKATTEQDSRRKAMAEKMGFDSYGMADEMPDPIARSIHNMMDHMHAVDDKIDRMCKALNDLGDNTCNEALPELKEENFVSLSELKSSGDDETAADGRNDVASNDKKSQDAN from the coding sequence TTGAGTATCAAACACATTCGTGAAGACATTGCCTGTGTCTTTGAACGAGATCCGGCAGCACGAAATACTTTTGAAGTGATTACCACGTATCCGGGCGTACACGCCATCGTGCATTATCGATTTGCCAACTGGCTGTGGCGCAAAAACTTTAAGTGGTTGTCACGGTTATTATCTACTTTCAGCCGCTGGATGACCGGCATTGAGATTCATCCGGGCGCGACCATTGGGCGTCGTTTTTTTATTGACCATGGCATGGGCGTTGTTGTTGGTGAGACGGCGGAGATCGGTGATGACTGCACCTTGTATCACGGTGTCACATTGGGTGGCACCAGTTGGAATAAAGGTAAGCGTCACCCCACGTTAAAAGATGGTGTGGTTGTGGGTGCCGGAGCTAAGGTTCTGGGGCCTATTGTAGTGGGGGATAATGCCCGTATTGGTTCAAATGCGGTGGTCACTAAAGAAGTACCTGAGGCGGTGACTGTGGTGGGTATTCCTGGTCGTATTGTTCGTAAAGCAACCACTGAGCAGGACAGCCGCCGTAAGGCCATGGCGGAAAAAATGGGCTTTGACTCCTATGGCATGGCCGATGAAATGCCAGATCCGATCGCTCGCTCGATTCATAACATGATGGACCATATGCACGCGGTGGACGACAAAATTGACCGTATGTGCAAAGCGCTGAACGATCTTGGTGATAACACCTGTAATGAAGCGTTACCGGAACTGAAAGAGGAAAACTTTGTCAGTCTCAGTGAGCTGAAATCATCAGGTGATGACGAAACAGCAGCTGACGGCCGGAATGATGTGGCTTCGAATGACAAGAAAAGTCAGGATGCAAACTAA
- a CDS encoding RNA methyltransferase, whose product MLDNILIVMVNTTHSGNIGAAARAMKNMGLSRLVLVDPKAEINDEAIQRSSRAEDILHNAVITETLEQAIADCGLVVGTSARSRNIPWPLMNPRQCAAKTAQAAQQGSQIALVFGRESSGLTNEELHLCHAHVHIPTDENFSSLNVSQAVQVMCYEMRLASEVDKQSADEAQAWGVDWDHELASHAELNGMLQHMEQTMVDIGFLDPNTPKQTMARLRRLYQRAGVDKMEINIMRGMFSAMQRQQASLKTADNAEQDGDSH is encoded by the coding sequence ATGCTGGACAATATTCTGATCGTCATGGTCAACACCACTCACTCGGGAAATATCGGTGCAGCAGCACGGGCGATGAAAAATATGGGGTTGAGCCGCTTGGTTCTGGTTGATCCAAAAGCCGAGATTAACGATGAGGCAATCCAACGCTCTTCGCGTGCTGAAGACATTCTTCATAATGCTGTTATCACCGAGACATTAGAGCAGGCGATTGCCGATTGTGGCCTGGTGGTTGGCACCAGTGCACGTAGTCGCAATATTCCCTGGCCCCTGATGAACCCTCGCCAGTGTGCGGCAAAGACGGCGCAGGCGGCACAACAAGGCAGTCAGATTGCGCTGGTATTTGGTCGTGAGTCGAGCGGCCTGACTAATGAAGAGCTGCACTTGTGTCATGCTCATGTGCATATTCCAACCGATGAAAACTTCTCATCGCTGAATGTCTCTCAGGCGGTTCAGGTGATGTGTTATGAAATGCGCCTGGCTTCAGAAGTGGATAAGCAATCGGCTGATGAGGCACAAGCCTGGGGGGTTGATTGGGATCATGAGCTGGCCAGTCACGCTGAATTGAACGGCATGTTGCAGCATATGGAACAAACCATGGTTGATATCGGCTTTCTTGACCCCAATACTCCCAAGCAAACCATGGCACGGTTGCGCCGTCTGTATCAGCGGGCAGGTGTGGATAAAATGGAAATCAATATTATGCGAGGCATGTTCAGCGCAATGCAGCGCCAACAGGCTTCTTTAAAAACAGCAGATAATGCTGAGCAAGACGGAGACTCACATTGA
- a CDS encoding inositol monophosphatase family protein — MQPMVNLALRAARNAGQDLVRRLDRFDASQSTDQEKAKFIADCTIGLEKSIIFELKKSLPEHNFYGRETGDNITDEKQPTWQICVIDDVSNFRVGIPSFAIILSCVQNSKTEHAIMVNPMNGDEFTASRGRGTQLNNRRIRASQINTLEDAMIGYTQPLSFNEEAFDQRQRLQKLMAQSYDLRNIGSNALSLAYVAADRFQGALLSNVDEFALTAGTLIASEAGCLVSDISGAPQVKPGANIVVSNPRLLKALIALK, encoded by the coding sequence ATGCAGCCCATGGTTAACCTGGCGTTGCGCGCTGCGCGTAATGCTGGTCAGGATCTCGTTCGTCGTCTTGATCGTTTTGATGCGTCACAAAGTACGGATCAGGAAAAAGCAAAATTTATCGCAGACTGCACCATCGGTCTGGAAAAAAGCATCATTTTTGAGCTGAAGAAGTCGCTGCCAGAACATAATTTTTATGGTCGCGAAACCGGCGACAATATCACCGATGAAAAACAGCCAACCTGGCAGATTTGTGTGATTGATGATGTCTCGAACTTCCGTGTAGGAATTCCTTCTTTTGCCATCATTCTGAGCTGCGTGCAAAACAGCAAAACTGAACATGCCATTATGGTTAATCCAATGAATGGCGATGAGTTTACTGCCTCTCGTGGCCGTGGTACTCAGCTGAACAACCGCCGCATTCGTGCCAGCCAGATCAATACACTGGAAGATGCCATGATTGGCTACACCCAGCCGCTGAGCTTTAACGAAGAAGCGTTTGATCAACGCCAGCGTTTACAAAAGCTGATGGCTCAAAGCTACGATCTGCGCAACATTGGCTCCAATGCCTTATCTCTGGCTTATGTTGCTGCCGATCGCTTCCAGGGCGCGTTACTGAGCAATGTCGATGAGTTTGCATTAACGGCAGGCACTCTGATTGCTTCAGAAGCAGGCTGCCTGGTATCGGATATCAGCGGCGCACCTCAGGTAAAACCGGGGGCCAACATTGTTGTCAGCAACCCACGCTTATTAAAAGCACTGATTGCGCTGAAATAA
- a CDS encoding cold shock domain-containing protein — MGKVLIRKLIIAAVFAALLPVLMQVAFPLSFEGKTNLLATLAVAAFVISVVSAQLVPARRRRYRGSGTIVENDVEDGRERGVVKWFNVKKGFGFITWDDGEDVFVHFRSIRGQGHRSLTEGQRVKFTVVRGQKGPQAEDVSAVR; from the coding sequence ATGGGTAAAGTTCTGATTCGTAAATTAATTATAGCCGCCGTCTTTGCAGCACTGCTTCCGGTTCTGATGCAGGTTGCCTTTCCGCTGAGTTTTGAAGGTAAAACTAATCTGTTGGCCACACTTGCGGTTGCCGCGTTTGTGATCAGCGTTGTTTCTGCACAGTTAGTGCCGGCACGTCGTCGCCGTTACCGTGGCAGCGGCACCATTGTTGAAAACGATGTTGAAGATGGCCGTGAGCGTGGTGTGGTGAAATGGTTCAATGTGAAAAAAGGTTTTGGTTTCATTACCTGGGATGATGGCGAAGATGTCTTTGTTCACTTCCGCTCAATTCGTGGTCAGGGCCACCGTTCATTAACCGAAGGTCAGCGTGTGAAGTTTACCGTGGTTCGTGGTCAGAAAGGACCTCAAGCCGAAGACGTTTCTGCCGTTCGCTGA
- a CDS encoding SlyX family protein — MSEKQSPAEKSLASEKQLSPEKHQQQIVELETRVAFLEDTVDSLNSEVADLSQQFELAKRAIQMMHQKLEQAGAGDNGIKQLSDETPPPHY; from the coding sequence GTGTCAGAGAAACAATCCCCAGCAGAAAAAAGTCTAGCCTCAGAAAAGCAGCTTTCTCCGGAAAAGCACCAGCAGCAAATCGTCGAGCTGGAGACTCGAGTTGCTTTCCTGGAGGACACCGTCGACAGTTTAAACAGCGAAGTGGCTGATTTATCGCAGCAGTTTGAGCTGGCAAAACGTGCCATTCAGATGATGCATCAGAAACTGGAACAAGCCGGAGCGGGTGATAACGGCATTAAACAATTGTCTGATGAGACACCGCCGCCTCATTATTAA
- a CDS encoding Gldg family protein, whose amino-acid sequence MKLKSLFLFGLFAAFIAGAALIHNLGGKVRLDLTEQGLFTLSDGTKRILADMNKPLEMQLFFSQQASQDLTQLRAYAKQVEELLAEYVLHSNNMLVLTVIDPEPFSEQEDKATELGLQAVPVSTFGDELYFGLALKELTEAGDGAVAVLPFLQPDQEAFLEYDVTRLIHQLQQDRAPVIGVLSGLNVRGGFDPQTGRQTPPWMSVEQLEQQYEVRSLTPELDHIDDDIDLLMLIQPPELTDQALYAIDQFALKGGRILAFLDPVAESSSASAMAVTDAGSPTALNTLLSSWGVSWDAGQVVLDAANALVVSQGANRPPMRHFGLLSLTQEGVESHSVVTSQLESLNLGTVGAFQATAEATTEIQPWLFSSVESQLMDANRMRLGVDLIELQRNFVASGEEYALAVRALGNANTAFPTGVDHKKAEGHLAQTESLSVTLIADTDVLTDRLWVQVQNFFGQRIASPWADNGNLVINLVDQLAGSPELITLRARGQYSRPFDRVNELQALAEERFLVSEQRLQQRLEETEVQLAQLQQQKDGEGALLALSDEQQAALEDFQRQKVEIRKELRSVQHELDKDIEALGTRLKVLNIFVAPVLLTFLCWLVAYLIRRRQTLS is encoded by the coding sequence ATGAAATTAAAGTCATTGTTTTTATTCGGGCTATTTGCGGCTTTTATTGCAGGGGCAGCGTTGATTCACAATCTGGGCGGTAAAGTGCGCCTGGACCTGACCGAACAAGGTTTATTCACCTTATCCGATGGTACCAAACGTATTCTGGCTGATATGAACAAACCACTGGAAATGCAGCTGTTTTTTTCACAGCAGGCCAGTCAGGATCTGACCCAATTACGGGCCTATGCCAAACAGGTTGAAGAGTTACTGGCCGAGTACGTACTGCACTCGAATAACATGCTGGTGCTGACGGTGATCGATCCTGAACCTTTTTCTGAGCAGGAAGATAAAGCAACAGAATTAGGCCTGCAGGCAGTGCCGGTGTCGACTTTTGGTGATGAGTTGTATTTTGGCCTGGCACTTAAAGAATTAACCGAGGCCGGTGATGGTGCTGTCGCCGTCTTACCTTTTTTACAGCCGGATCAGGAAGCGTTTCTGGAATACGATGTCACACGTCTGATCCATCAGCTACAGCAGGATCGTGCTCCGGTCATTGGTGTGCTGAGCGGATTAAATGTCAGGGGTGGGTTTGATCCTCAAACGGGAAGACAAACACCACCCTGGATGTCGGTTGAGCAGTTGGAACAACAATACGAAGTTCGTTCCTTGACGCCTGAACTCGACCACATTGATGATGATATTGATCTGTTGATGTTGATTCAGCCGCCGGAGTTAACTGACCAGGCGTTGTATGCCATCGATCAGTTTGCATTAAAGGGTGGGCGTATTTTGGCATTTCTCGATCCGGTTGCCGAAAGTTCATCGGCTTCTGCCATGGCGGTAACGGATGCGGGGTCGCCAACGGCTTTGAACACATTACTCTCAAGCTGGGGGGTGAGCTGGGATGCCGGACAAGTGGTATTGGATGCGGCTAATGCATTGGTGGTTTCTCAGGGAGCGAATCGGCCTCCGATGCGTCATTTTGGTTTGTTATCACTGACTCAGGAGGGTGTGGAAAGTCACAGTGTGGTCACGTCTCAGTTGGAAAGTCTGAATCTGGGAACGGTTGGGGCTTTTCAGGCGACCGCTGAAGCGACAACAGAGATTCAACCCTGGCTGTTTTCTTCGGTTGAATCTCAATTAATGGATGCAAATAGGATGCGTCTTGGTGTTGATCTGATTGAGTTGCAACGGAATTTTGTTGCCTCCGGTGAGGAATACGCGTTGGCAGTTAGGGCGTTGGGCAATGCCAATACGGCCTTTCCAACGGGTGTTGATCATAAAAAAGCGGAAGGGCATTTAGCGCAAACAGAATCGTTGTCTGTCACACTTATTGCGGATACCGATGTATTGACCGACCGTTTGTGGGTACAGGTGCAAAACTTCTTTGGGCAGCGTATCGCATCGCCCTGGGCCGATAACGGCAATTTGGTGATCAACCTGGTCGATCAATTGGCGGGCAGCCCTGAGTTGATTACTTTACGTGCCCGAGGCCAATACAGCCGACCTTTTGACAGGGTAAATGAGTTACAGGCGTTAGCAGAAGAACGCTTTTTAGTCAGTGAGCAACGTTTGCAACAACGCCTTGAGGAGACGGAGGTGCAGCTGGCGCAGTTGCAGCAACAAAAAGACGGTGAGGGGGCATTGCTGGCATTATCGGATGAACAACAAGCAGCGCTGGAAGATTTTCAGCGACAAAAGGTCGAAATCCGTAAAGAGCTGCGTAGCGTCCAACATGAATTGGATAAAGATATTGAAGCGCTGGGTACACGCCTGAAGGTACTTAATATTTTTGTTGCGCCTGTGCTTCTGACGTTTTTATGCTGGTTGGTTGCCTATCTGATACGGCGACGTCAAACATTGTCGTAA
- a CDS encoding ABC transporter permease subunit has translation MSTWIICKRELAAYFSTPVAYVFILIFLMMSGVFTFYLGGFYSRGQADLLPFFSFHPWLYLFFMPAIAMSLWSQERQLGTIELLMTLPITLWQAVLGKFLAAWLFAGIALLCTFPVWLTVNYLGEADNGVVFTSYLGSWLMAGAFIAVGSCMSALSRNQIVAFILAVLVCFILMLSGLPMVLDVFRSWASVQVVDFVASLSFMTHFEALSRGVVDLRDVLFFLLTIVIWLLATRQVLLVKKAQ, from the coding sequence ATGAGTACCTGGATTATATGCAAACGTGAGCTGGCGGCTTATTTTTCGACACCGGTTGCTTACGTATTTATTTTAATTTTTCTGATGATGTCGGGGGTTTTTACCTTTTATCTCGGTGGTTTTTACAGCCGTGGGCAAGCGGACTTATTGCCTTTTTTCAGTTTTCACCCGTGGTTGTATTTATTCTTTATGCCGGCGATTGCCATGAGTTTGTGGTCGCAGGAGCGACAGTTGGGCACCATTGAATTATTAATGACCTTGCCCATCACATTGTGGCAAGCGGTGTTAGGGAAATTCCTGGCCGCCTGGTTATTTGCCGGTATTGCCTTGTTGTGCACCTTTCCGGTTTGGTTGACGGTGAATTACCTGGGGGAAGCCGATAATGGTGTGGTGTTCACCAGTTACCTGGGCAGCTGGTTAATGGCGGGAGCATTTATTGCGGTTGGCTCCTGTATGTCAGCACTCAGTCGCAATCAGATTGTGGCTTTTATTCTGGCGGTATTGGTGTGTTTTATTCTGATGTTATCGGGTTTGCCGATGGTGTTGGATGTATTCCGCAGCTGGGCATCGGTTCAGGTGGTTGATTTTGTTGCCAGTCTTAGTTTTATGACACATTTTGAGGCTTTGTCACGGGGTGTGGTTGATCTGCGAGATGTGTTGTTTTTTTTACTGACAATTGTCATCTGGTTGCTGGCGACGCGTCAGGTTCTGCTGGTTAAAAAAGCTCAATAA
- a CDS encoding ABC transporter ATP-binding protein — protein sequence MIKVEQLTKRFGGITAVDQLSFQVMPGEVLGFLGPNGAGKSTTMKMITGFLEPDFGSVEIFGADIVKAPLQAKQQIGYLPEGAPAYGDMTVLAFLRFMAEIRGFSGSELSNRVAAVVDKTELREVLKQPVETLSKGFKRRVGLAQTLIHDPAVLILDEPTDGLDPNQKQQVRDLITHLSDDKIVIVSTHILEEVTSVCSRAMIIAQGKKVIDGTPQELEARSRYHQAISLSFSEPVAQAASALAALDGVMEVDETQNGRHYLLFPEPGVALYPQVNTLINQQQWPIDTLHIERGRLDDVFRSLTIADHDQTDMAVK from the coding sequence ATGATTAAGGTAGAACAATTAACTAAGCGATTTGGCGGCATTACCGCTGTTGATCAGTTATCGTTTCAGGTAATGCCAGGTGAGGTTTTGGGTTTTCTCGGGCCGAATGGTGCCGGAAAATCGACCACCATGAAAATGATTACGGGTTTTCTTGAGCCGGACTTTGGCTCAGTTGAAATTTTTGGCGCGGATATTGTGAAAGCGCCACTTCAGGCAAAACAGCAGATTGGTTATTTGCCGGAAGGTGCTCCGGCCTATGGCGATATGACGGTATTGGCTTTTTTGCGGTTTATGGCTGAAATCCGGGGTTTTTCCGGATCTGAATTGAGCAATCGTGTGGCCGCGGTTGTGGATAAAACCGAACTCAGAGAGGTGCTTAAACAGCCGGTTGAAACCTTATCAAAAGGGTTTAAGCGTCGTGTGGGATTAGCGCAAACCCTGATTCATGATCCGGCGGTACTGATTCTGGATGAACCAACCGATGGCCTGGACCCGAATCAAAAACAGCAGGTCAGGGATCTGATTACCCATTTATCCGACGACAAAATTGTGATTGTTTCTACCCATATTCTTGAAGAGGTCACGTCGGTTTGCTCGCGAGCTATGATTATCGCACAAGGGAAAAAAGTGATTGATGGCACGCCACAGGAGCTGGAAGCGCGCTCCCGTTATCATCAAGCCATTTCACTCAGCTTCAGTGAGCCTGTTGCACAAGCGGCTTCCGCTTTGGCTGCACTGGATGGCGTGATGGAGGTAGATGAAACGCAGAATGGTCGTCATTACCTGCTGTTCCCTGAACCGGGTGTCGCGTTATACCCGCAGGTCAATACCCTGATCAATCAACAACAGTGGCCAATCGATACTTTGCACATTGAACGCGGGCGACTCGATGATGTATTTCGTTCATTGACGATAGCTGATCATGATCAGACTGACATGGCAGTAAAATAA
- the plsB gene encoding glycerol-3-phosphate 1-O-acyltransferase PlsB, whose product MQFIQSLRRTLYRWQQKMLYSVIKTRVIGPDTSEFNLSSDQPVVYALLSPSHAEQLVIDKEVTQFGWTSPNEERLSRRLSAKPFFNLYKRTGIFRRKGSPTVAKQLVKHASWLAEDEQRDIQIIPVRVFWGKAPDKEGSFLKIWLQNSGALGGRLVTLMAILLNGRNTFVHFSKPVSLRELYEADKSPEVLARKVSRILRVHNRQVSASVLGPDLSHRRTLVHNIPRKPMVLKAIQQEVESKGISKAKAQQQALKYADEIASNISYTNVRFLYVLLTWVWNKIYNGVNLHNIETLKDVSKDNEIIYVPCHRSHIDYLLLSYVLYVQGLQLPQIAAGINLNMPVVGPILRRGGAFFMRRTFRDNPLYAAVFDEYLHTIFSNGYATEYFVEGGRSRTGRTLNPKAGMLAMTLRSYLRDSKKPIIFMPVYTGYEKVFEAGSYLGELRGKKKKKESIFGLLGTLRSFKKSFGKVHVTFGNPIYLTDFLDQEKPDWQQQDYQACQFRPDWAPEVVNKLALKVATEINNAASVNPINLLALSILSAPRQAMDEHTLIRQMESYRDLLEQTPYSDITALPEGNGIEWLAYAEKLGVFSRSKHPMGDLIQTDDRQAVTLTYYRNNVLHLFALPSLIACLFVNNQRYNRDQVHQNIQQLYSFLQAELFLHWRADELDADIDRWLNALVEKGYLFENEQGFHATPTTSNEFAMLRGLADNVMQTLERYFLTISLLIRRGSGSLNAKETEEQSTLLAQRISLLYGINAPEFFDKSLFRTLIQHLQERQLLTKTDDDLLAYNDELKALSDVLEVILDGALRQSILRSLETELPD is encoded by the coding sequence ATGCAGTTTATACAGTCACTGCGCCGCACACTTTATCGCTGGCAGCAAAAAATGCTGTACAGCGTTATCAAGACCCGTGTGATTGGCCCGGATACGTCAGAATTTAACCTTTCATCAGATCAGCCAGTCGTTTATGCCCTGCTTTCGCCATCCCATGCAGAACAACTGGTGATTGATAAAGAAGTGACTCAGTTTGGCTGGACCAGCCCAAATGAAGAGCGCTTATCACGACGTTTGTCTGCCAAACCTTTTTTCAACTTGTATAAACGCACTGGGATTTTCCGTCGTAAAGGATCGCCAACGGTTGCCAAACAATTAGTGAAACATGCCAGCTGGCTGGCCGAGGATGAACAACGCGACATCCAAATCATCCCTGTACGGGTATTTTGGGGCAAAGCCCCGGACAAAGAAGGCTCCTTCCTGAAAATCTGGCTGCAGAACAGTGGCGCACTGGGTGGAAGGCTGGTCACATTAATGGCCATTTTGCTCAATGGTCGGAATACTTTCGTCCATTTTTCAAAACCTGTTTCTCTGCGTGAGCTGTATGAAGCGGACAAAAGCCCAGAAGTGCTGGCACGCAAAGTATCGCGAATTCTGCGCGTTCATAACCGTCAGGTATCGGCTTCGGTTCTGGGGCCAGACTTATCCCACCGCCGGACACTGGTGCACAATATTCCACGTAAACCCATGGTGCTGAAAGCCATCCAGCAAGAAGTAGAAAGCAAAGGCATCAGTAAAGCCAAAGCGCAGCAACAAGCCCTGAAATACGCCGACGAAATTGCGTCTAATATTTCTTATACCAATGTACGCTTTCTTTATGTGTTGCTGACCTGGGTGTGGAACAAAATTTATAACGGGGTCAATTTACACAATATCGAAACACTGAAAGACGTCAGTAAAGACAACGAAATTATTTATGTGCCTTGCCACCGCAGCCACATTGATTATCTGCTGTTGTCTTACGTTCTGTACGTGCAGGGCTTGCAACTACCACAAATCGCTGCCGGTATTAACCTGAATATGCCCGTGGTTGGGCCAATTCTGCGACGTGGTGGTGCTTTCTTTATGCGCCGTACCTTTCGCGATAATCCACTCTATGCCGCTGTTTTTGATGAATACCTGCACACTATTTTCAGCAACGGCTACGCCACTGAATATTTTGTTGAAGGAGGCCGCAGCCGTACCGGACGCACACTGAACCCCAAAGCTGGCATGCTGGCCATGACATTGCGCAGCTATCTGCGTGACTCCAAAAAGCCCATTATTTTTATGCCGGTGTATACAGGTTATGAAAAAGTCTTTGAAGCTGGCAGCTACCTGGGTGAGCTACGCGGCAAGAAGAAAAAGAAAGAAAGCATCTTTGGTTTATTGGGCACACTGCGTTCCTTTAAAAAGTCCTTCGGTAAAGTACACGTCACCTTTGGTAACCCAATTTACCTGACGGATTTTCTTGATCAGGAAAAGCCAGACTGGCAACAGCAGGATTACCAGGCTTGTCAGTTCCGTCCGGACTGGGCTCCTGAAGTCGTTAACAAGCTGGCACTAAAAGTCGCAACTGAAATTAATAACGCCGCGTCCGTCAACCCGATTAATTTATTGGCGCTGAGTATTTTATCCGCGCCACGCCAGGCGATGGACGAACACACTCTGATTCGTCAGATGGAGTCGTATCGTGATTTATTAGAACAGACGCCATACAGCGACATCACCGCCTTACCCGAGGGCAATGGCATTGAGTGGTTAGCTTACGCTGAAAAACTGGGTGTATTCTCACGCAGCAAACATCCGATGGGCGACCTGATTCAGACCGATGATCGCCAGGCTGTTACTCTGACTTACTATCGCAATAATGTGTTACACCTGTTTGCGCTGCCATCATTGATTGCCTGTTTATTTGTGAATAACCAACGTTATAACCGTGATCAGGTACACCAGAATATTCAGCAATTGTATTCCTTCCTACAGGCTGAATTATTCCTCCACTGGCGTGCCGATGAGCTGGATGCGGATATTGATCGCTGGCTGAACGCATTGGTTGAAAAAGGCTATTTGTTTGAAAATGAGCAGGGTTTCCATGCCACGCCAACCACCAGCAATGAGTTTGCGATGTTACGTGGCTTAGCCGATAACGTTATGCAGACGCTGGAACGTTATTTCCTCACCATCAGCCTGCTGATTCGCCGCGGCTCTGGCAGCTTAAACGCTAAGGAAACCGAGGAACAGAGCACCTTATTGGCACAGCGTATCAGCTTACTGTATGGCATCAATGCGCCCGAGTTCTTCGATAAATCATTATTCCGCACTTTGATCCAGCATTTGCAGGAGCGCCAGCTGCTGACCAAAACGGACGATGATTTATTGGCCTACAACGATGAGTTAAAAGCTTTGTCGGATGTATTAGAAGTGATTCTTGATGGCGCTCTGCGTCAGAGCATTTTACGCAGTCTGGAAACTGAATTACCGGATTAA
- a CDS encoding class I SAM-dependent methyltransferase, whose amino-acid sequence MSLLICLDHSKDSEALALSQRFSLSLADESLLAEPGFHLCLDEQGLSLQQGNVKPGKKRTQVQVDFSQGAVAHRRKFGGGQGQDIAKAIGVSAYKPTVIDATAGLGRDSFVLATLGCQVTAYERQPVVAALLQDGLNRGALDPEISDIIHRIHLEFGSSHELLVPPSDSALLKDVVYLDPMFEHDEKAKAQVKKDMQAFRQVVGQDADADDLLSRALACARCRVVVKRARKARPLADREPTYSLTGKANRFDIYVKAKVAPPPL is encoded by the coding sequence ATGAGTTTGCTGATTTGTTTGGATCACAGTAAAGATTCTGAAGCGCTGGCGTTGAGCCAGCGTTTTTCTTTATCGTTGGCGGATGAGTCTCTGCTGGCAGAGCCGGGTTTTCACCTGTGTTTGGATGAACAAGGTTTAAGTTTGCAGCAAGGCAATGTTAAGCCCGGTAAAAAGCGTACACAGGTACAGGTTGATTTTTCACAAGGCGCGGTTGCTCACCGACGAAAATTTGGTGGTGGACAAGGACAGGATATTGCTAAGGCGATTGGTGTTAGCGCGTATAAACCCACCGTCATTGATGCCACTGCAGGTTTAGGGCGTGATTCCTTTGTATTGGCAACTTTGGGTTGTCAGGTAACGGCTTATGAGCGTCAGCCGGTTGTGGCTGCGTTATTGCAGGATGGCTTGAACCGCGGTGCGCTCGATCCGGAAATTAGCGACATTATCCACCGTATACATCTCGAATTTGGTAGTAGCCACGAGTTGTTAGTACCACCTTCTGACTCGGCATTATTAAAAGACGTGGTGTATCTCGACCCAATGTTTGAACACGACGAAAAGGCGAAGGCGCAGGTTAAAAAAGACATGCAGGCATTTCGTCAGGTCGTTGGGCAGGATGCGGATGCGGATGATTTATTGTCTCGTGCATTGGCGTGTGCCCGTTGTCGGGTGGTGGTGAAGCGTGCGCGGAAAGCACGGCCACTGGCCGACCGCGAGCCAACTTATTCGTTAACCGGAAAAGCCAACCGGTTTGATATTTATGTGAAAGCCAAAGTCGCACCGCCCCCGCTCTGA
- a CDS encoding undecaprenyl-diphosphate phosphatase yields MDLIEIIVLALLQGLTEFLPISSSAHLILPSRMLGWEDQGLAFDVAVHVGTLAAVMLYFRRDIGVLTLNWFKTGFSSAPNTEAKLAWFVVVATIPAGLAGLLLDDWIEANLRSTAVIAATTIGFGLLLGFADKTQKDGITLTHMTLMMALVIGLAQALALIPGTSRSGITITAALLVGLHRVEAARFSFLLSIPLILAAGGLKTLELANSALPVDWISLALGAAISAISAWLCIYYFLAFINKIGMMPFVVYRLILGAVLLVFFI; encoded by the coding sequence ATGGATTTGATTGAAATTATTGTACTGGCTCTGTTGCAGGGATTAACGGAATTTTTGCCAATTTCCAGCTCAGCACATTTGATTCTGCCGTCCAGAATGTTGGGTTGGGAAGATCAGGGGTTGGCTTTTGATGTCGCAGTACACGTTGGCACTCTGGCGGCGGTCATGTTGTATTTTCGTCGAGATATTGGGGTGTTAACGCTTAATTGGTTTAAAACCGGTTTCAGTTCGGCTCCAAATACCGAAGCAAAACTCGCCTGGTTTGTGGTTGTGGCAACCATTCCGGCTGGGTTAGCCGGATTATTACTTGATGACTGGATCGAAGCTAATTTACGCTCAACAGCGGTTATCGCGGCAACTACCATTGGTTTTGGTTTGTTACTGGGATTTGCAGATAAAACCCAAAAAGACGGTATCACCCTGACTCATATGACATTAATGATGGCTCTGGTGATTGGCCTGGCGCAGGCGTTGGCATTAATTCCGGGCACTTCACGTTCAGGGATTACCATTACTGCAGCGCTGTTGGTTGGTTTGCATCGAGTTGAAGCCGCTCGTTTTTCCTTCTTATTATCCATTCCGCTTATTCTGGCTGCTGGAGGTTTAAAAACTCTGGAGTTAGCCAATTCAGCATTGCCGGTTGATTGGATATCGCTGGCCTTAGGGGCTGCTATATCAGCAATCAGTGCCTGGTTGTGTATTTATTATTTTCTCGCCTTTATTAACAAAATTGGCATGATGCCGTTTGTGGTATATCGGTTGATACTGGGTGCTGTTCTTTTGGTGTTCTTTATCTGA